TGGTGGTTATTTTTAGCATCCTCAATCCGAGATTCTTAAGTTTTGCCAACTTTGCAAACATTGGTCGTCAGGCTGCGATGATCATTGTTATGGCTTGTGGTATGACCATGGTGATCGTGTCGGCGAACATTGACCTCTCAGTTGCTTCGACCCTTTCCTTAGGGGGAATGCTTTCGGGTCTTATAGTGGAGGGAACGGGGTCGGTATGGTTTTCTATCGCTGTGGCGCTGGGTTTAGGTGTTGGAGCAGGGTTGGCCAATGGGCTGCTTGTGACTCGCGGGAGAATTCCATCCTTTCTGGTGTCACTTGGTATGATGGGTATTTTACGTGGTCTGGCGATGCTCGTCACTGACACCAAGCCGGTGGTCATTTATAATGAACCGTTCTGGCGGGCTTTCGGTGATTTTGATATTTTTGGTTTCTTTCCCATTTCTATCCTTTGGACGATTATCATTGTCGCGGTAACCCATATCACTTTAACGTATACTTCTCTGGGACGGTACATCTATGCTACGGGTGGCAATCAGGAAGCGGCGTACTTTACCGGCATTAACACCAAAAGGACCATTGTGACTGTTTTTGTGATCATGGGTATTCTCGCAGCATTTTCAGGAGTGATGTTTGCTTCCAGAATGCATGCTGCCCGTCCTGGGACTGGAGAGGGGATGGAACTCAATGTCATTGCTGCAGTCATTTTAGGAGGTACGAGCCTCTCTGGAGGAAAGGGTACCATTGTTGGTTCTATTATTGGTGCCTTGACCATTGGTACCCTCAATAATGGGCTCATCATTCTTGGATTCAACACCCATGTGCAGATGCTGGTCCGGGGCTTGGTGATTATTTTGGCGGTTTTAATTTCGCGAGAGCACTAATGAACGAAGGGGGTTTGAAAGATGTCTCAGTCCATTCGTATTGCCTTGATTGGTTCAGGATTTATGGGTAAAGCGCACAGTCTGGCACTTTCGCAAATTCCCATCCTTTTTCCCGATGCACCGGTCAAACCAGTGAAGTCCGTGGTCGTCGATGTCACCGAAGAGCTGGCGAGGAATGCAGCGAGAATGTTCGGTTTCGAAAGGTGGAGTACGGACTGGCAGACGGTGGTGAGCGATGTCAGTGTCGACCTTGTCGATATCGTCACACCGAATTTTCTCCACAAACCCATTGCCATTGCTTCGGCTCGAGAGAAGAAACACATTTTCTGTGAAAAACCGCTTTCTCTCAATGCGTCCGAGTCTCGAGAAATATGCGAAGAAGTCCTGAAGGCTGGTGTCAAACACGGAATGGGTTTCCATTACCGGAAAATTCCTGCCATTGCTTACGCAAAACAGCTTGTGAACGAAGGCAAAATAGGGGAAGTCTACGCCTTTCGTGGTTTTTACCTCAATGATTGGGCTCGTGATCCCCAGGGTCCCCTTTCCTGGCGTTTTCGCAAAAACCAG
This window of the Atribacterota bacterium genome carries:
- a CDS encoding ABC transporter permease, with product MTNTVREMDVVGKHQEQQKVRLKVLGQLLRGNVALIVFAIVVVIFSILNPRFLSFANFANIGRQAAMIIVMACGMTMVIVSANIDLSVASTLSLGGMLSGLIVEGTGSVWFSIAVALGLGVGAGLANGLLVTRGRIPSFLVSLGMMGILRGLAMLVTDTKPVVIYNEPFWRAFGDFDIFGFFPISILWTIIIVAVTHITLTYTSLGRYIYATGGNQEAAYFTGINTKRTIVTVFVIMGILAAFSGVMFASRMHAARPGTGEGMELNVIAAVILGGTSLSGGKGTIVGSIIGALTIGTLNNGLIILGFNTHVQMLVRGLVIILAVLISREH